A genomic stretch from Pomacea canaliculata isolate SZHN2017 linkage group LG2, ASM307304v1, whole genome shotgun sequence includes:
- the LOC112556589 gene encoding uncharacterized protein LOC112556589 produces the protein MLMFVLREMITMPVHVTLPQLTLLACLVTLVSSAPCCAPDQWASQVRVITMTTDESKYQANYTWHWVSYDFNRSLIAIITVDPFHPDVYQRELLDYPKGVRYVTPDEFKCFAYPLQGAMMKLCVPPPGGNVSFDVPMLFGFVNTLPTDVKPVADSNGMFGETIYYDNGDVTGYVTVATPSCAFVNEMSYATLPDGASVWRNVQWTNITLTLDPENFKMPSACNMSTWS, from the exons ATGTTGATGTTCGTGCTTAGAGAGATGATCACGATGCCAGTGCACGTCACGCTGCCCCAGCTCACCCTTCTTGCCTGTCTTGTCACCCTTGTCAGCAGTGCCCCTTGCTGCGCACCTGACCAGTGGGCTTCACAAGTCAGGGtcatcaccatgacaacagatGAATCCAAGTATCAGGCTAACTAT aCGTGGCACTGGGTCAGCTATGACTTCAACAGATCTCTCATTGCCATCATAACTGTTGACCCTTTCCATCCTGACGTGTATCAACGTGAACTCTTAGATTATCCCAAG GGCGTTCGATACGTCACACCGGATGAGTTCAAGTGTTTCGCCTATCCTCTGCAAGGCGCCATGATGAAGCTGTGTGTTCCCCCACCAGGAG GCAATGTTTCATTTGATGTTCCAATGCTGTTCGGCTTTGTCAACACTCTGCCCACTGATGTGAAGCCTGTTGCGGACTCCAACGGCATGTTCGGCGAAACTATTTACTATGACAACGGTGACGTGACGGGTTACGTGACGGTCGCGACTCCCTCCTGCGCCTTTGTCAATGAAATGTCTTATGCAACGTTACCAGACGGTG CAAGTGTCTGGCGAAACGTACAGTGGACAAACATAACCTTGACACTGGACCCAGAGAACTTCAAGATGCCATCTGCTTGCAACATGTCCACCTGGTcctaa